In Caretta caretta isolate rCarCar2 chromosome 20, rCarCar1.hap1, whole genome shotgun sequence, a single window of DNA contains:
- the RDH5 gene encoding retinol dehydrogenase 5 — MWLYVGLVALVWGLAWYLRDRQTLASVQDKHVFITGCDSGFGHMLARRLDRKGFRVLAGCLTQKGADNLQRTSSAGLRATRLDVTSTESIQRAVEWVQAAVGEKGLFGLVNNAGVANPIGPTEWMRVQDFQQVLAVNTFGLIEVTLAFLPLLKRARGRVVNMSSVLGRLSANGGGYCISKYTVEAFSDSLRRDMYHFGVRVSIIEPGFFKTAVTSLDTIEASLHQLWSELAPEARQSYGEDFFPQYLKVQRLIMDFICDPDLSKVTSCMEHALQAKHPRTRYSAGWDAKLLWLPASYLPAVVVDVVLATILPKPACRVR; from the exons ATGTGGCTCTACGTGGGGCTGGTGGCCCTggtgtgggggctggcctggtaCCTGCGGGACCGCCAGACCCTGGCCAGCGTCCAGGACAAGCACGTCTTCATCACAGGCTGCGATTCGGGCTTCGGGCACATGCTGGCCAGGCGGCTGGACAGGAAGGGCTTCCGGGTGCTGGCCGGCTGCCTGACCCAGAAGGGGGCCGACAACCTGCAGCGCACCAGCTCAGCCGGCCTGCGGGCCACCCGGCTCGACGTCACCAGCACCGAGAGCATCCAGCGGGCCGTGGAGTGGGTGCAGGCGGCGGTGGGGGAGAAAG GGCTCTTCGGGCTGGTGAACAACGCGGGGGTGGCGAACCCCATCGGCCCCACCGAGTGGATGCGGGTCCAGGATTTCCAGCAGGTCCTGGCCGTCAACACCTTCGGTCTCATCGAGGTGACCCTCGCCTTCCTGCCACTGCTGAAGCGGGCGCGGGGCCGCGTGGTCAACATGTCCAGCGTGCTGGGGCGGCTCTCGGCCAACGGGGGCGGGTACTGCATCTCCAAGTACACCGTGGAGGCCTTCTCCGACAGCCTGCG GCGCGACATGTACCATTTTGGGGTGCGGGTGTCCATCATCGAGCCCGGGTTCTTCAAGACAGCCGTGACCAGCCTGGACACCATCGAGGCCTCCCTGCACCAGCTGTGGAGCGAACTGGCACCCGAGGCCAGGCAGAGCTACGGGGAGGATTTCTTCCCGCAGT accTGAAGGTGCAGCGGCTCATCATGGACTTCATCTGCGACCCTGACCTGAGCAAGGTGACCAGCTGCATGGAGCACGCGCTGCAGGCCAAGCACCCACGTACACGGTACAGCGCCGGCTGGGACGCCAAGCTGCTCTGGCTGCCTGCCTCCTACCTGCCGGCGGTCGTGGTGGATGTCGTGCTGGCCACGATCTTGCCGAAGCCGGCCTGCCGTGTCCGCTAG
- the CD63 gene encoding CD63 antigen, which yields MALEGGMRCVKFLVFFFNFLFWLCGIALIVIGIYVQIELNKTLIMSSPSASGAPIVIIVVGVVIFFVSFFGCCGASKENYCMVTTFAILLTCIFLVEIAAAIAGYIFKDKVRAVLQDGLEDAMKKYGNDSLVTQTLDELQRKYSCCGANNYTDWSTIEPFKSNHSVPASCCWANATVPTCYLRPTPATINVQGCAQSIEAWLKKHIVIVAAVALGIAFFELLGIIFACCLMKGIRSGYEVM from the exons ATGGCGTTGGAAGGCGGCATGAGATGCGTCAAGTTCCTGGTTTTCTTCTTCAACTTCTTGTTCTGG ctctgtggcatCGCCCTCATCGTCATCGGGATCTACGTGCAGATCGAGCTCAACAAGACGCTGATCATGAGCAGCCCTTCGGCCTCGGGCGCCCCCATCGTCATCATCGTCGTGGGCGTCGTCATCTTCTTTGTCTCCTTCTTTGGCTGCTGCGGGGCCTCGAAGGAGAATTACTGCATGGTCACCACG TTCGCCATCCTGCTCACCTGTATCTTCCTGGTGGAGATCGCAGCTGCCATTGCCGGGTAcatcttcaaggacaag gtCCGCGCTGTGCTCCAGGACGGCCTGGAGGACGCCATGAAGAAATATGGCAACGACTCGCTGGTAACCCAGACCCTGGACgaactgcagaggaaa TATTCCTGCTGCGGGGCCAATAACTACACGGACTGGTCCACCATCGAACCGTTCAAAAGCAACCACAGTGTCCCCGCATCCTGCTGCTGGGCAAACGCCACTGTGCCCACGTGCTACCTCCGACCCACGCCTGCCACCATCAACGTCCAA GGCTGTGCGCAGAGCATCGAGGCCTGGCTGAAGAAACACATCGTCATCGTGGCGGCCGTGGCGCTGGGCATCGCCTTCTTCGAG CTCCTGGGCATCATCTTCGCCTGCTGCCTCATGAAGGGGATCCGCAGCGGCTACGAGGTCATGTAG
- the LOC125627456 gene encoding inositol polyphosphate 1-phosphatase, which produces MSALLKSLVGASEKSARIAQLCRQEEALFQLLIEEKTGTDKNKKFVQDFKTLADVLIQEVIKHDVGKEFPELHGHICGEESNKFENSLGETLVVQVCTTQRDTASLLFKILDRNQPAAELLAAAIHQEVALQDPALDTVALAIPPERLAIWIDPIDSTNQYIRGQASVAPIGGICPSGLRSALVLIGAYDRSSGDPVLGVINEPFFREDPLTHRWQGVYHWGISYQGTSLCSLSRPPLRPEPSVVLSRSETPAIQRVLRPLYGERLLFASGAGYKMLCVILGLAEAYVLSEGSTFKWDSCAPHAILRALGGGMVDLEAALQAWRAGQRGALPELTYSQPAGGAVGAERWANRGGLVAFMHREHLEVVLATLATAAL; this is translated from the exons ATGTCGGCCCTGCTGAAGAGCCTAGTGGGTGCGTCGGAGAAGTCAGCCCGCATCGCCCAGCTGTGCCGCCAGGAGGAGGCGCTCTTCCAGCTGCTCATTGAGGAGAAGACGGGCACCGACAAGAACAAGAAGTTTGTGCAGGATTTCAAGACGCTGGCGGACGTGCTCATCCAGGAGGTCATAAAGCACGACGTGGGCAAGGAG TTCCCAGAGCTGCACGGCCACATCTGCGGGGAGGAGTCCAACAAGTTTGAGAACAGCCTGG GAGAGACCCTGGTGGTGCAGGTGTGCACGACCCAGCGGGACACGGCCTCGCTGCTCTTCAAAATCCTGGATCGGAACCAGCCGGCGGCTGAGCTGCTGGCAGCGGCCATCCACCAGGAGGTGGCGCTGCAGGACCCGGCGCTGGACACCGTGGCGCTGGCAATCCCCCCGGAGAGACTGGCCATCTGGATCGACCCCATCG ATTCCACCAATCAGTATATCCGTGGCCAGGCCAGCGTGGCGCCCATTGGTGGCATCTGCCCATCCGGGCTGCGCTCGGCACTGGTGCTCATCGGGGCATATGACCGCAGCTCGGGGGACCCGGTCCTGGGGGTCATCAACGAGCCGTTCTTCCGGGAGGACCCCCTCACCCACAG GTGGCAGGGCGTGTATCACTGGGGCATCTCGTACCAGGGCACCAGCCTGTGCTCGCTGAGCCGGCCCCCGCTGCGCCCCGAGCCCTCCGTCGTCCTGAGCCGCAGCGAGACGCCGGCCATCCAGCGGGTGCTGAGGCCCCTGTATGGGGAGCGGCTGCTCTTCGCCTCGGGCGCCGGCTACAAGATGCTGTGCGTGATCCTGGGGCTGGCCGAGGCCTACGTCCTCTCGGAGGGCAGCACCTTCAAGTGGGACTCGTGCGCCCCCCATGCCATCCTGCGGGCCCTGGGCGGAGGGATGGTGGACCTGGAGGCTGCCCTGCAGGCCTGGCGcgccggccagcggggggcgctgccAGAGCTGACCTACAGCCAGcctgcggggggcgctgtgggggccgAGCGCTGGGCCAACCGGGGCGGCCTGGTGGCCTTCATGCACCGTGAACACCTGGAGGTGGTGCTGGCCACGCTGGCCACTGCTGCCCTGTGA